TCATCTGACATGACTGAGTCCATTGTTGACCACCCGAACTCTGTAATCTGGAACTGAAGTTGGATCATTCGAACTAGCATATCCAGATGCTGAGCCGAGAAAACGTCGTCCAGACGCTGCTCAGTTGGATACAAAGTACCCCAGTTCAGCTGCAATACTGGCCGTGAGACCACGCATAGTCGTCGGAGAAGTTTTGGACGGCCCGACATGTATCGCGCGACTTCACCAGCGCAGCGATACCCCATCGCATAGACATCCTCTCTGTAAACCCATAGAAGCAGGCGACACAGGAAGCTACGCATGGAAGGGGTCATTGTCGCAACTGACTCCGTCGCCGATCTGGTCAACACATCCCCTATCGATGAACGTTGGAGGTAGCGCACGACGGCCTGGCTGAGCTTATGCAGCTCTTCCTTATCAACCGCGCGTTGGTGCGTGAGGTAGACGTAGTGGAAGTAGAGTGTAGCGAGGGTCTCAACGTGGTCGACAGGCTTGGCTGGTTGCCGTATGGCTTCTCGGAATGCCGACGATGCCCGAGTGAAGTGCGAAAACGCCAGCGCTGACTCTTGTCCACTAAGAGTAAGGCCCTCGGTATGGCGTCGCGCATCGAGGTCCTGAAGCGCGACAGCCACTGCGTAGCGCAAAGCGATGGCGCTGTAAGAGACTTTCTGTAGCAGAAGCACAGGGAAAGACCACGCCGCGGCCTTGGAGGTATGTACCAAGCAGAATCCATTCTGATAGTGTCCCAGAGCCTTATAttcctcatggccaagagTGAGGCAGCCGTGGCCCATAATTTCGGTCTGGGACGAACCAATGTGGTTAACAAGGGGCAGCGATCCTGGTGATAAGTGCGTCATGATGCAATCCATGGCTCCTCCATTGCCTGAAAAGGGTGTAGTTCCTAGAGCTGATGATTCTGGGGAATGAGCCCATGCGGAGGCCTGTGCCATACTGGTCGCGAGAGATGAGCTTTGCACATCGTCGCGTTGGAACTGAGACGATATGGTATCGCTAGATagatcatccaagacagCCCAGCTTGGTGGATCCTGGCTGTTGCTCGGGAGATTGAAGTCCTGGACCGGTGATCTATCCTCATGAGCTACAGGGCGCCTTCTCGGCTGCGGCATCCGAGGTGAAGAAGACGTTGAGGATGATCTCCTGGAAGACGAGGCTGCCTCGTGAGTCCAATATGGACTGCAGCTGAGATTCAGCCGCTCGCACCGCCGGCAAATGGGTAGGCGCTCATCACACTTGACATGCTTTGCCCTACACGTGAGACACCCTAAAGTGATGATAAACGTGCATGGTCAGCATGACAATCTCGGCAAGGTTATCTCAGGATCGCTGGGGTACGACTCTCATTTGCTCAACGCACCTAGTCTAGATCGTCCTTTGCTTTGTCGTTTCCCCACCCTAGTCATCTGTGTCGAGCCATCGGGCATCGTTATCGTGGTGCCGGGTCGTCGTCTCTCGTCTTCTGGGAAAGGTGGAGGTGTGATTGTTGACGACGACgcaagcaaagcagaagtGTCCTTTCAGCCGTAGAGCGCAGACGAGGAAGGGGGAGGGGTTGTAGGTAGGAAGTGGTGGCGTGACGAGCATCGCTGGGGAATCTGGGTTACTGGGCTTAAAAGGTGGATCAACTGGCGATATATTGGGTTAACCGGTCGTCTCCGATTACACCGGCTATCAGCTTCGTCGTCTACGGTTATCCAATCTAACCAGCCCCCTCCCAGTTAGTTAGTCGATTTCGATAAGGGTGGTGGGGTAATTGATAACCGAGTGCCTGTTTAGTTTATCGTCTTGTTATTAGTGTGAATCGGTGGAAATGCTTGAGCTAGCGTAGTGTAGGTTCGGATCCGATCTCGCAGGGATAGATATAAAGCATCCTAAAACTCCATCTGTAAAGTCATTTCTCCCCAGTATATTTCGGCAAGCATATTTAAAGGCATCCGAGTACCAGTCGTCACGTTTAATAGCTTAGTATCAGACCCAAAATGGCTTCGCCTCCTGACACCAAAcctgaggttgttgatgagaaggccatATCGGTGATGGAACAGGACGATGATCTCCCCATTTCCAACGTCGAGGAGCAGCCTCTAGTCAGAAAAATTGACCTTCAGTAAGTACCTAAACAGTGCACTTCAGTACCGAATCTACGGAATTCCTACACACTGACACAAAACCCGCACAGCCTGATGCCTATCCTCATAGCTATCTACATACTGCAGTATCTCGATAAGAGCAGTTTGAACACTGCCTCTCTCCTCGGTATCATCCAGGATACGGTATGTTGGTGTCAATCAGAGACAAGTTCTGGAATGTGACCACTGACCAAATTGCGTTGTAGAAATTGGTTGGTCAAGAGTTCCCCTGGCTTAATAGTGCTTTTTACTTTGGATACCTCGGCGCCACATACCCAGTCTCCGTACTTCTCGTGAAGTTCCCGATTGCCAAGGTCCTGGCAGCATCCATGTTAGCTCGCATTCCCTCCCCGCCATAGCGACCAAAGCTGATCATTGTAACTCAGTTTGATATGGGCGCTGGTTCTCGGATGTCATGCTGCTGGCGAGAACTTCGCAGCCCTCTGCTCCTTACGTGTGCTCCTTGGTGCGTTCGAGGCCACCATCAGCCCCGGCTTCACACTCATCACAGGACTCTGGTACAAACCGTCAGAGCACGCCAGACGCCACAGCCTTTGGTTCGTCGGTAACGCCGTGGGGTCTCTTATCGGTAGTCTCATTGCTTACGGCTGCACCTTCATCACTGACGGGCCCCTCGCACCATGGAGAGTAAGCCTAACTTTTGTCGAACTTGTTTTCTCACAACAAACTGACCGGGCGTCTTAGTGGTTATTTATCGTTCTCGGCATAATAACAGCTGGCTGGGCTGTGGTCCTATACATCTGGCTTCCAGACACGCCAGCGACAGCCAGATTTCTCAACCCAGCTCAGAGAGTCTGGGCGACGCAGAGGCCTCAGGTGGCTCAGAGGAGTTTCAAGACGAACAAATGGTCAAATGGACAGCTATTCGAGGCGATGCTGGACCCCAAGACGTGGTTTCAGTTCTTTGTCATTACTACGGTGTCCCTAAGTAATGGAGTCATTGCCAATGTAAGTCATACACTCAGCTGACGCTTAGCCTGCTAACACGAATCGCTCTTGTAGTTCAGCTCTCTAATCATCCGAGGCTTGAACTTTGACTCCCGACAGTCGCTCCTCCTCGGCATGCCTCTGGCTGCCTATAATGTCATCATAGTTCTCCTTTCCGCCTCGCTGGCCGAGAGATGTCGCAAGTCTCGTTGCCTTATTGCCGCAGGTGCCTCGGCTCTTTCACTGGTGGGCACCATTCTGGTCCGTCAGCTGCCATCCACAAACAATGCGGGTCGATATATAGGGCTCATCCTGTGCGCGTCATGCGCCAACGTATTCCCCATGATGCTGAGCCTCATCTCGAGCAACGTGGCCGGCTTTACCAAGAAGTCAACAGTCAAcgctgtcttcttccttggaTACTGTGCAGGCAACATTGCTGGTCCACAGTTCTTCATTCCAACCGAGACACCCAAATACGAGGTAGGAACATATCCTCACACCCTCTAGTCCACTTCAAGGCTAACTTACTCTGTAGACGGCTTTTACTGCCTTGTTTGTGATCTTCTGTATCCTCATTGGTCTTATTCTTGCTTTCAGGCAGTATCTGGCCTGGGAGAACTCGAGGCGCGACAAGGCTCAGGGAGTGCACATTGATGCTGAGTCACCAGATAGAGATGCCATGTCTGGTGCGGTGATGGAGGCAACTGACGAGACGGACTTTGAGAATAAGAACTTCCGATACTACCTCTAGGAATCGCGCAACCGTAAAGGAATACGCCGCTCTTTGACTTTAAGTTCCAACTAGCTAATTAAATCCCATTCCTCGAACTAGAAGACCATGGAGACCCTTTATCTACCCCAGACAAAAGCTCTTGGACATGTCCCCAATTTTGACAATACCGCTGTAAATAGGCGCGAATAGCAGGCATCTCATACGTGGCACGAATATCTATCCACCACCTGCATTCACGTGCCCTAGTGTACCATAGGTATAAGAGTGTAAGAGCTATTGgatctttctcttccagtAATGTTTTAAATTCTCCCCGTATCTTGGTTGAGACCTTCATAGCTTTGCCGAGTGTAGCTTGGCCAGCAGGTATTGCTAGCAGTTCAGACAAGCCATGTGCGACCCTAAGATACGGATTAGTATATGCAGTAGATGTCTCTTCAAGCATACACAGCTGCCTTAGCTCCACTAATACACCATTAATGCCTTCGACGGGCAAGGACTGATGCATTGTCACAAAAGTGTCAGCCATTGGCTTAAAGACACTTGATGCTCGCAAAGGGTTCAATAGTTGCCATAGTCTCATCTTTCCAGCTGCAAGTCGTAACCATTCAAGGTCAGAAGAGTCCGGCAATCCAAGAGGCCAAGTTTCCTCCACGGGGCACGCATTGATAGACGAGAAGGCAAGGATGCCAAGCGTGCTTGCTGCGGCCCAGATAGTATCCTTGTGCTCCTCTTTGATAGGCTGGCCCAGAGACTTATTGAACAATGAAGTGCATTGAGACCAGTGGTATGTTTCACAAAATGATCGACGATGGGCTGGCGTTACCCCAAGGTAACGATCATGAACAGCCGTCACGGCCAACATGCCATGCAATAAAAATGGACTCTGCAAGGCAATTATAAGTATTTCTTTTGTTTACTTTGGGCTTGTACTCACCTTGAAAGATAACTCCAACATGTGCCTGTTGTGTGTCTCTACTGTCTCTGATCCGTTAAGAGATTGTAGAGTTCTGCACTGGAAACGATTGAAAAGGTCTTGGTCATGCGCATTGAGCATGTAGAAAGTTGTTTCATCTGCTACCCATACGCAGTTACCCATAGACCACTGTGGTGACGGAATTGTAAGATGCTTtggcatgttcttcttggtttgTTCTTCAGGAAGTGACTGGAAATCCGGTATGTTGAACCCGAAGTTACATAAGACGCCATAAATCCGGCACTTGTCGCAATATGGCCTCGACTCATCACACTAAGTCGTCGAAGATCAGTCAacaaaggttgaagaggtaGAGGAACCTCCTTATTGACCTACCTTTACTTTCCTCAGCTTGCAGTTCCGACAACCGAATCGCGACTTTCGGCCACGTTGCATTTCTCGCCTCTTGGTGACTTGAATCGTCCCTGAGCCCATAATCGATTGATAAATATTTAATCAACTGCTTGACAGGCTATCGTTCGTTGTTatcggtcttgatgttgataaGCCGGTGACGAATGTTTCTGCGGACATTAGCACGTTCTTAAATCCGGCAGATTAATAACTCGGCCCGGAACAGACGTGATACGATCTTCATTTATTTGTAATAAGCATTCTCACTAACCTCTGCTCGGGATTGCACCATCTTGATTGGTCAACGATAGCCCCGCCTGTAATTCAAATGTTCCAGTCAAACAAGactatcatcttcaaccaggACACCTTTACCTCTAGTTGGTATAGACTTTCACTATGACAACAGTTGAGGTTGCCGATACCCGAGAGTCCTAAGAAGCACGTACgaagagaaaaaagataAAGAGCAGCTCATATGCCATATCTTTGTCCTAGACGAGGCCAGTTCTTTCTATCCACAATTGTAAAGAAACAGTCTTTCAACTATCTATCAAGTCATCATTTTAATTTAGCACGATTTATCCAATCGATCTACCACCATGCGTGTTTTTGTTACAGGCTCAACAGGTTTTGTCGGCTCAGCTGTCGTCAAAGAGCTCTTAGCTGCCGGTCACTATGTCCTCGGCCTAGCCCGCAGCGACAAAGGAGtcgagcagctcaaggaacAAGGCGCCGAAGCCCTTTTTGGTACAATTGAGGACTTGGAAGTCCTCAAGAAGGGTGCTTCTGTGTCTGATGCCGTCATCCATCTGGCATTTGTACACAACTTTGCCGATTTTCTTGGTTGTTGCGCCATTGACCGTGCAGCCATTACCGCTATGGGTTCTGCTTTGGTCGCAGCTGGTGGCAATCGTGCCATGGTGATCACTTCAGGCACTATGATGCTCACTCAGGGAAAGCTGGGCTATGAGGACGATAAGCCTAACATGAGCCAGCCTCTTGCGGCAGCTCGTGGGGCTTCTGAGCAATTGTGTCTCGATTTTGCCAATCAAGGTGTTCGAGCATGTGTTGTTCGACTTCCTCCTACGACGCATGGGGCTGGAGGCGTTTCTGGGTTCATGGGCCCGTTTGTGAACGCTGCACTTGAAAAGGGCGTCTCTGCATATGTTGGCGATGGTCAGAATCATTGGTGCGCTGGTCATCGTGATGATGCGGCTAGATTGTACCGTTTGGCTATTGAAAAAGCAGAGCCTAGATCCGTTTTCCATGCCGTTGCCGAGGAGAGCGTGACAATCAAGGACATTGCTACCGAAGTTGGCAAACAATTGGATATTCCTGTTATCAGCATTCCTCCAGACAAGGTACCGGAGCATTTTGGCTGGTTTCAATTCGGTGCTATGGCTGATAATACTGCCTCGAGCGCAAAGACCAAAGAGGTACTGGCCTGGAACCCTACGGGACCCACGGTTCTAGAGGACATCGAAGCTATAGTCGACTTTACAAAGTCTCATTCAGGCTAGTGGTAATATATCATATAAAGACCATAATACCACTTTTCACCCTTTTATATTCTGTTTCTATCACTCACGGCGTGGTCTAATAAGTAACCATGAGAATACCTAATAGGGGCTTTGCAGTGACTATTGCCTTCACTAGCCATTTCTATAGGCTTAGCGCACGCTTGAATCAATAACTCCAACTCGTATCTTCAGCCCAACCAGGCATGAACCAACTAATAATAAATGATAAGTCTGCTTTTTCTCCACccctttgtttctgcttcttctcttcttccccggTAGACATCCAACAGGGCTACGAGTACACTTTCGCGGCACATCTGAGACAGGGCTGTACTTATTACTCCgctggagagggagaggacCTCGACTACGACAATAACATCAACTCGGTTAAACTTTCCATTGATGGGGTGTTTGACTCGGAAGCAAAACCAGTCAGTTGGGATAACCAGTACCATGAATACTCCAACACCTTCCAGTATACTGGCCCAAGTATTGACTCGACTGACCTTTGCGTTTCTGTCGTTATCAACCAGGGCGAGAGGTACGAATTCCTTGTTGATAGCGTTTCTCTTGTGCGCGGGAAATCGGTGCCTGTCCCGGAAGAGACATGAGGCTTGGCCCGAGACGTGgtactaggttctctctgctggaataagctcacagcaATGGGCGTCTGTCAGCAGATTCATGATTGGCTGAGCTATGGTTTCTTGCTATCGAACAGGCCCTTGCTTGATGTCATATATTACCCAACGTTATTCACTTTAGATCGTTTTTTGCTTATTCCAGGCACAAAGAGTTCATTCACCAACGGCCTTGTCGACTGGGGCTGAGATACCCCAGTCAATAGACTGCGTTAAATGCAAGGTACACAGCATCAGCCCCCACACCTTCACGGATTTAATCAATCTCGACCTCAATAGCCTCTAAACTATTGGCATTAGCGCGACGCCAACGAGGAATGTTTTTGACAATTTGACAGCGGGCTTTAAAAAGGAGGCGTCACGCCCCAAAAAACGTTAAATCCGTTTTGCAACCTCACACTCGTTTACTTGCGCTGTCTCAGCCACTTCCACTCTTTAATCCATGGCCAAAATGGTTCGCTGTTCTATTATCGCTGTGGCTTTTGCCATTCTCGGAGCCGAAGCTGGCCCTTGTCGGCCCA
This region of Fusarium verticillioides 7600 chromosome 3, whole genome shotgun sequence genomic DNA includes:
- a CDS encoding alcohol dehydrogenase produces the protein MRVFVTGSTGFVGSAVVKELLAAGHYVLGLARSDKGVEQLKEQGAEALFGTIEDLEVLKKGASVSDAVIHLAFVHNFADFLGCCAIDRAAITAMGSALVAAGGNRAMVITSGTMMLTQGKLGYEDDKPNMSQPLAAARGASEQLCLDFANQGVRACVVRLPPTTHGAGGVSGFMGPFVNAALEKGVSAYVGDGQNHWCAGHRDDAARLYRLAIEKAEPRSVFHAVAEESVTIKDIATEVGKQLDIPVISIPPDKVPEHFGWFQFGAMADNTASSAKTKEVLAWNPTGPTVLEDIEAIVDFTKSHSG